A segment of the Parasphingopyxis algicola genome:
GCGAGCGGAGCTGACGCGACGGCTTGCCGGTTCGCGAGCGCGATCGCACCGTATCGCGCGAGGTAGCGGCGAGCATCTTGTCTTTCACTACCGGATTGGTTTCCGCTTCGGCGGTCGTCAGCCAGACCGAGCCGCACCACGCGCCGGCCGCGCCCATCGCCATCGCGGCCGCCATCTGTTCGCCCGTCGTGATCCCGCCCGCGGCGAGGATCGGCGTATCGGCTCCGATCTCCCTGAGCGCGCGCGCGACCTCGGGGATCAGCACCATCGTCGATACATCGCCGCAATGGCCGCCCGCCTCGCCGCCGGCGACGACGAGAATGTCGACACCCGCCTCGACCTGGGCAACCGCATGTTCCCGCGCACCGACCAGCGCCGCAACCGGAACCCCGTGCTCTTTTCCCATGTCGAGCATGACCTGCGGCGGTACGCCCAACGCGTTGGCAATCAGCTTGATCGGATATTCGAACGCGGCTTCGAGACTGGTCGCGGCGCCCTCTTCGCGCAAGTTTCTGGCGAAGTTGGCAGACATTCCGCGTGTCTTTTCAAGGTCGCCGGTCGCGATATCATGATCCTGCAAAATTCCCGCCGCGAAATCCTTATGCCCTTCCGGAATGGCATCAATCAGCTTGCCGGTGTCGAGCCTTTCGCCCTTGCCGGCGAACTTGTTGGGCACGATCAGGTCGACACCATAGGGTTTCCCGTCGACATGCGCGTCGATCCAGTCCAGCTCCTCGCGCAACCGGTCCGGAGACAGGTTGACGGCGCCGAACACACCCATGCCGCCGGCTTTCGACACTGCGGCAACGACGTCGCGACAATGCGAAAAGGCGAGCAGCGGAAAATCGATATCGAGCATCGAACAGATCGGTGAATTCATCATGCAGGTATCTCCTATGGTCCGCACCATATCGGCGCATCGGTATCACGCAAGGCGAAGGGCCACCAGCCGAATGCCAGCCCTATCGAATTTCCGTCTGTTGAAAACCGGTCTGACTGCGCTAGGCTGTTTCGATGAAGAGTTCGGTCGATATCGCCATTGTCGGGGCGGGTCATGGCGGCGCCCAGGCGGCCATCATGCTGCGCCAGCAGAAGTTCGAGGGGTCGATCACACTGATCGGAGACGAGCCCGAACACCCGTACGAGCGCCCGCCGCTGTCCAAGGAATATTTCGCCGGCGAAAAACCGTTCGAGCGGATCATGATCCGGCCGGAAAAATTCTGGGCCGAGCGCGACATCACGATGATGCTCGGCCGGCAGGTGACGAGTGTCGACGCCGAGCGGCACGAACTGACATTCGCCGACGGAGACACCCTCGCCTATGGCCATCTGATCTGGGCGACGGGCGGAACTCCGCGCGTGTTGAACTGTCCCGGGCACGACCTGTCGGGCGTCCATGCCGTGCGGACCCGGGCCGATGTCGACGCGATGATGGCAAAGCTCGACACCGTCGAGCGCGTTGCGATTATCGGCGGTGGCTATATCGGTCTGGAGGCGGCGGCCGTTCTCACGAAGCTGGGCAAGCAAGTTGTGCTGCTCGAGGCGCTGGACCGGGTGTTGGCGCGGGTGGCGGGCGAAGAGCTGTCGCACTTCTACGAAAGCGAGCATCGCGCCCATGGTGTCGATTTGCGAACGGACGTCGCCGTGACCTGCATTGCCGGCAAAGATGGCCGGGCGAACGGCGTCGAACTGGCAAACGGCGAAACCATCGCCGCGGACATGGTGATCGTCGGCATCGGCGTAGAGCCGGCGATCGGACCGCTGCTGGAAGCGGGCGCCAAGGGCAACAATGGCGTCTCGGTCGATGCGAACTGCCGGACGAGCCTGCCCGATATCTTCGCGATCGGCGACTGCGCGGCGCATGCCAATCCGTTCGCCGATGGCGCGACGATCCGGCTCGAATCGGTGCAGAACGCCAACGATCAGGCGACGGTTGCCGCCAAGACGATCCTCGGCCATCCGGTCCCCTATGAAGCGATACCGTGGTTCTGGTCCAACCAGTACGACCTGAAGCTTCAGACGATCGGCCTCTCGACCGGTCACGACGCGACGATCGTCCGTGGCGATCCGGCAACCCGCAGTTTTTCGGTGGTCTATCTGAAGGACGGCCGGGTGATCGCGCTCGACTGCGTTAACGCGACCAAGGACTATGTGCAGGGGCGGAAACTCATCATCGGCAAAGCCAGACCGGATCCGGCAAGGCTCGCCGATGCGGCGGTTCCGCTCAAGGAACTCGCGGCCTAGCATTCCGCATATCGAACAGGGAGCAATGCATTGAGCACAGCAGAAACGGGGCCGTTGGCCGGATGCCGGATCGTCGAATTCGACGCGATCGGTCCGGTACCGCTCGCGGGAATGATCCTGGCTGATATGGGCGCCGACATCGTCCGGATCGGCCGCCCGGGAAGCGCCGCGATGGCGGACATGCCCGGCAATGTCGTGCTGCAACGCGGGCGACAGACCGTGGAGCTCAACCTCAAGGACGATGCGCAGCGCGACCGGGCCATGGATCTTATCGCTAAGGCCGATGCCGTGCTCGAGGGTCAGCGTCCGGGCGTGATGGAAAGGCTGGGGCTCGGCCCCGAGCATTGCCATGCCCGCAACGCCAGGCTGGTCTATGGGCGGATGACCGGTTGGGGCCAGGACGGCCCGCTCGCCCAGAGCGCCGGCCACGATATCGGCTATATCGCCATCACCGGGGCGCTGGGCTCGATCGGGCGGAAGGACGCGCCGCCGCCGCCGCCGCTCAACCTGGTCGGCGACTATGGCGGCGGCACGATGTTCCTGATCGCCGGCGTGCTGGCTGGCATCCTGTCAGCCCG
Coding sequences within it:
- a CDS encoding CaiB/BaiF CoA transferase family protein, with protein sequence MSTAETGPLAGCRIVEFDAIGPVPLAGMILADMGADIVRIGRPGSAAMADMPGNVVLQRGRQTVELNLKDDAQRDRAMDLIAKADAVLEGQRPGVMERLGLGPEHCHARNARLVYGRMTGWGQDGPLAQSAGHDIGYIAITGALGSIGRKDAPPPPPLNLVGDYGGGTMFLIAGVLAGILSARETGKGQVVDAAMTDGAAILMSMFYAFHAGGMWKAEREANLLDGGTPWYRCYETADGGHMAVGAIEPQFYAELLAKLELDPEDFPQGDKTGWPKMAEAFAAKFASRTRDEWAAHFEGSDACVAPVLSIAEAPAHPHNAARQTFAEHRGIMQPMPAPRFSETPARIGKASGTVAVEDALGRWA
- a CDS encoding nitronate monooxygenase — its product is MMNSPICSMLDIDFPLLAFSHCRDVVAAVSKAGGMGVFGAVNLSPDRLREELDWIDAHVDGKPYGVDLIVPNKFAGKGERLDTGKLIDAIPEGHKDFAAGILQDHDIATGDLEKTRGMSANFARNLREEGAATSLEAAFEYPIKLIANALGVPPQVMLDMGKEHGVPVAALVGAREHAVAQVEAGVDILVVAGGEAGGHCGDVSTMVLIPEVARALREIGADTPILAAGGITTGEQMAAAMAMGAAGAWCGSVWLTTAEAETNPVVKDKMLAATSRDTVRSRSRTGKPSRQLRSPWTDAWEAKDAPDPLPMPLQSMVSEPALRQIDKLSQGGHAGAKKLATYWVGQGVGLMNEPMSSGQVVQQFKQDFADAFERLSNFFEV
- a CDS encoding NAD(P)/FAD-dependent oxidoreductase, encoding MKSSVDIAIVGAGHGGAQAAIMLRQQKFEGSITLIGDEPEHPYERPPLSKEYFAGEKPFERIMIRPEKFWAERDITMMLGRQVTSVDAERHELTFADGDTLAYGHLIWATGGTPRVLNCPGHDLSGVHAVRTRADVDAMMAKLDTVERVAIIGGGYIGLEAAAVLTKLGKQVVLLEALDRVLARVAGEELSHFYESEHRAHGVDLRTDVAVTCIAGKDGRANGVELANGETIAADMVIVGIGVEPAIGPLLEAGAKGNNGVSVDANCRTSLPDIFAIGDCAAHANPFADGATIRLESVQNANDQATVAAKTILGHPVPYEAIPWFWSNQYDLKLQTIGLSTGHDATIVRGDPATRSFSVVYLKDGRVIALDCVNATKDYVQGRKLIIGKARPDPARLADAAVPLKELAA